In one Maniola hyperantus chromosome 6, iAphHyp1.2, whole genome shotgun sequence genomic region, the following are encoded:
- the Lcch3 gene encoding gamma-aminobutyric acid receptor subunit beta-like isoform X2 yields MSARRKSSARSARLHARRLALPMFKLLLILSLTPVNLERTATVDRLENVTHTVTRILDGYDIRLRPNFGGDPLYVGMDLTIASFDAISEVNMDYTITLYLNQYWKDERLGFGLPEEVLTLSGDFADRIWVPDTFFANDKNSFLHDVTERNKLVRLGGDGSVTYGMRFTATLACMMDLHYYPLDSQNCTVEIENGYTVSDVVMYWKETPVRGVENAELPQFTILGHETNDRKEKLATGIYQRLSLSFKLRRNIGYFVFQTYLPSILIVMLSWVSFWINHEATSARVALGITTVLTMTTISTGVRSSLPRISYVKAIDIYLVMCFVFVFAALLEYAAVNYTYWGARAKKRAKLKNREQVSTSASVDKEMKNSGGPHSPEEIIALREYTTTTGRVSPLPSLRSRPLPPSTGAPPSLRLQRDYSNLRYRTRPHSRRNSGNRPKMIHALKRGATVIKASMPKIRDVNVIDTYSRVIFPICFLVFNAVYWTFYILD; encoded by the exons ATGAGCGCGCGTCGCAAGTCCTCCGCGCGTTCAGCTCGCCTGCACGCGCGTCGCCTAGCGCTGCCTATGTTTAAGCTCTTGCTGATCCTGTCTTTAACGCcagttaa CCTCGAGCGTACTGCTACAGTGGATCGCTTGGAGAACGTAACGCACACCGTTACGCGAATACTTGACGGTTACGACATCCGGCTCCGCCCTAATTTTGGTG GCGACCCGCTCTACGTCGGGATGGATTTAACCATTGCTAGTTTTGACGCTATTTCCGAAGTAAATATG GACTATACTATAACACTTTACCTAAACCAATATTGGAAAGATGAAAGATTGGGGTTTGGCTTGCCAGAAGAGGTTTTAACTCTATCTGGAGACTTTGCTGATAGAATTTGGGTGCCCGATACATTCTTTGCAAATGATAAAAATAG TTTCCTCCACGACGTGACGGAACGCAACAAGCTGGTGCGCCTGGGCGGCGACGGCAGCGTCACCTACGGCATGCGTTTCACCGCGACACTGGCCTGTATGATGGACCTGCACTACTATCCGCTGGACAGCCAGAATTGCACCGTCGAGATTGAAA ATGGCTACACCGTGTCGGACGTGGTGATGTACTGGAAAGAGACACCCGTACGAGGTGTCGAAAATGCAGAACTGCCACAGTTCACCATTCTGGGGCATGAGACTAACGACAGGAAA GAGAAGTTGGCGACGGGCATCTATCAACGGCTGTCACTCAGCTTCAAGCTACGTAGGAACATCGGCTACTTTGTGTTTCAGACCTATCTACCGAGTATTTTGATTGTGATGCTCTCTTGGGTGTCCTTTTGGATCAATCATGAGGCAACTTCGGCACGAGTTgctttag GCATAACCACCGTCCTGACGATGACAACAATAAGTACGGGAGTGCGTAGCAGCCTGCCTCGTATATCGTATGTGAAGGCTATCGACATCTACCTAGTGATGTGCTTCGTGTTCGTATTCGCCGCTCTACTCGAGTATGCCGCGGTGAACTATACCTACTGGGGCGCTAGGGCGAAGAAACGGGCCAAGTTAAAAAACCGAGAGCAAGTTTCTACTAGCGCTAGCGTGGATAAGGAAATGAAGAACTCTGGTG GACCCCATTCTCCAGAGGAAATCATAGCACTTCGAGAATACACCACAACCACCGGCAGGGTATCTCCACTGCCGAGCCTGCGGTCGAGGCCTCTGCCGCCCAGCACGGGGGCCCCACCGTCTCTACGCCTTCAACGAGACTACTCTAACTTACGTTACAGAACTCGGCCACATTCCAGAAGGA aTAGTGGCAACAGGCCGAAGATGATCCACGCCCTGAAACGCGGTGCTACGGTGATTAAAGCGTCCATGCCTAAAATACGAGACGTCAACGTTATAGACACATACTCACGGGTCATTTTCCCTATATGTTTTCTAGTTTTTAACGCCGTATATTGGACCTTTTATATATTGGACTAA
- the Lcch3 gene encoding gamma-aminobutyric acid receptor subunit beta-like isoform X1 codes for MSARRKSSARSARLHARRLALPMFKLLLILSLTPVNLERTATVDRLENVTHTVTRILDGYDIRLRPNFGGDPLYVGMDLTIASFDAISEVNMDYTITLYLNQYWKDERLGFGLPEEVLTLSGDFADRIWVPDTFFANDKNSFLHDVTERNKLVRLGGDGSVTYGMRFTATLACMMDLHYYPLDSQNCTVEIESYGYTVSDVVMYWKETPVRGVENAELPQFTILGHETNDRKEKLATGIYQRLSLSFKLRRNIGYFVFQTYLPSILIVMLSWVSFWINHEATSARVALGITTVLTMTTISTGVRSSLPRISYVKAIDIYLVMCFVFVFAALLEYAAVNYTYWGARAKKRAKLKNREQVSTSASVDKEMKNSGGPHSPEEIIALREYTTTTGRVSPLPSLRSRPLPPSTGAPPSLRLQRDYSNLRYRTRPHSRRNSGNRPKMIHALKRGATVIKASMPKIRDVNVIDTYSRVIFPICFLVFNAVYWTFYILD; via the exons ATGAGCGCGCGTCGCAAGTCCTCCGCGCGTTCAGCTCGCCTGCACGCGCGTCGCCTAGCGCTGCCTATGTTTAAGCTCTTGCTGATCCTGTCTTTAACGCcagttaa CCTCGAGCGTACTGCTACAGTGGATCGCTTGGAGAACGTAACGCACACCGTTACGCGAATACTTGACGGTTACGACATCCGGCTCCGCCCTAATTTTGGTG GCGACCCGCTCTACGTCGGGATGGATTTAACCATTGCTAGTTTTGACGCTATTTCCGAAGTAAATATG GACTATACTATAACACTTTACCTAAACCAATATTGGAAAGATGAAAGATTGGGGTTTGGCTTGCCAGAAGAGGTTTTAACTCTATCTGGAGACTTTGCTGATAGAATTTGGGTGCCCGATACATTCTTTGCAAATGATAAAAATAG TTTCCTCCACGACGTGACGGAACGCAACAAGCTGGTGCGCCTGGGCGGCGACGGCAGCGTCACCTACGGCATGCGTTTCACCGCGACACTGGCCTGTATGATGGACCTGCACTACTATCCGCTGGACAGCCAGAATTGCACCGTCGAGATTGAAAGCT ATGGCTACACCGTGTCGGACGTGGTGATGTACTGGAAAGAGACACCCGTACGAGGTGTCGAAAATGCAGAACTGCCACAGTTCACCATTCTGGGGCATGAGACTAACGACAGGAAA GAGAAGTTGGCGACGGGCATCTATCAACGGCTGTCACTCAGCTTCAAGCTACGTAGGAACATCGGCTACTTTGTGTTTCAGACCTATCTACCGAGTATTTTGATTGTGATGCTCTCTTGGGTGTCCTTTTGGATCAATCATGAGGCAACTTCGGCACGAGTTgctttag GCATAACCACCGTCCTGACGATGACAACAATAAGTACGGGAGTGCGTAGCAGCCTGCCTCGTATATCGTATGTGAAGGCTATCGACATCTACCTAGTGATGTGCTTCGTGTTCGTATTCGCCGCTCTACTCGAGTATGCCGCGGTGAACTATACCTACTGGGGCGCTAGGGCGAAGAAACGGGCCAAGTTAAAAAACCGAGAGCAAGTTTCTACTAGCGCTAGCGTGGATAAGGAAATGAAGAACTCTGGTG GACCCCATTCTCCAGAGGAAATCATAGCACTTCGAGAATACACCACAACCACCGGCAGGGTATCTCCACTGCCGAGCCTGCGGTCGAGGCCTCTGCCGCCCAGCACGGGGGCCCCACCGTCTCTACGCCTTCAACGAGACTACTCTAACTTACGTTACAGAACTCGGCCACATTCCAGAAGGA aTAGTGGCAACAGGCCGAAGATGATCCACGCCCTGAAACGCGGTGCTACGGTGATTAAAGCGTCCATGCCTAAAATACGAGACGTCAACGTTATAGACACATACTCACGGGTCATTTTCCCTATATGTTTTCTAGTTTTTAACGCCGTATATTGGACCTTTTATATATTGGACTAA